The sequence CCAAGCCTCCATGCAGGCTATTCAAACTAGACAAGTTGATTTGAATGAGAAAAGGGAGAAGAAACATCTGCATACCAAGGCCTTGAGTTCTAGACCCACGAACTCCCTGGTTAAGGCCATCCCTAACTTTGCCTTCATGTCCTAGGATTGGCAAGATAAAAATTCCCTTATGTAGTTGATCATTTCTTTGTGCCTTTCATGGGTGcgttttctgtttttttttttttgtttatgttgggTTTTTTGTTGTTTGCTAGTTCTTGGACTGCCCTACTGAGTTTTTATTTTGTGTTAGTGAGGGTTTTCTTTATTGGATGTACATCCCTCATTCACCCTAGGTGTCTCTCTGCAATTAGTAATGGTATGAGCCTATCctgcttttattaatcaaaacaaataattgaaactgCTTTCGTCAACTTCACTTTCTATAGACATTTGACAAGACAAAGGTTTCTTTTTCATATAGGAATATTTATGCTTGAATAATTTTTTGATCATACGTATTACCTTGTTCCAAATCACTTAATTATAACTCCAACAATCCTTTTTCATGCATCTTGAAAAGAGGTTCATTCTTCAATTCGTTGTTCCAACATGTCTTTTCACAATGGTTCTTCAATCCACATAGTGTACAAGAATGTAAATGCAAACACTTTTACATTGTATTCCCTTTCTTGTTAGAATGAGAGAATTAAATTAGTTTAACATTTGTAACACTATTTTCTTTACCTTTGACATACCCTAGGCCTTCATAATTTGGCCTTACTATTGGCTCAATTGGTTCTCTTATTCCCTGTTTATTATTTCCTAATCCCTAACCTTTATAACTCATTCTTTTCATAAGTTTTAAACCAACATCATCATTAGAACAACTAGCAACATTTGAATAATCATATTTTTTAAGATTTACAAACTCATACATATTATCATGTTATTCATAAATAGCTTCAACAAAATCACAATTACCAAGTGAAGAACATAAATCTACTATGCCACATTACACATCACATTGAACCAATGGTTTTTATAGACACTCATTGCATTTTTTTGATTGAACTCATTCTCTTATTTCAATGTTGAAATTTCTTTCATTTGAAAACCGTTTTCCTCTTCTAATCTCTATAACTTTTCTTCAAAATCATTATTATTTGCCCTAGCCTCATCAAATAATTTTAATCTTGCTTCCAacttttcatttttctcattaatcttacctaattctctcataatattattaatttcattcaacaattgaaatttttttttccgTTCTACTGGTAATAGTATTTCTttacttcaattaattcttcttttaaaaAATCCATTTGACAAATTAAATGTTCAATTTCTTTCTTCACCTTCTTTCCTATCCTTcccattgaaataaataatttcaaCTCACCTCATTTGTAGTTTGAATCCTCCAACATCTTACTATATAAAATACAAGCTATGAATTGGATTCAAAATGTTCTCATTTTAGCTTTGGAAGTTGATTTAGACAAAGATGAATTTTCAATAGTGAGAGCTACTTCCTCCTTGACAATTCCCTACTTTGAATCTTCAATCAATAATTcatgtaaataaaaaaatgattAGTCTTAGATTTGAAGAACACATAATCATCTTATAACTTCAATTCACATCTTATAGCCCAAATAATCTCATGGAgtcacatttttttcttttttcttttttcacttaagaACTGCCTTAGATCAACAAAAAATTATCAAGACAGAAGTTgcgaaaaaaaaaaataaaaataaaaaatgaaaaccaGTTCAAATGATTTTACAATACATTTTAAAAATCAACCACTTACATTCATTTGACCATCAGCCACTACCTTGATACAGATGATATCTGGTGCTTTGTATGAGTGATTAAACAAACCAAACTACTAGCAAAGAACACATTTTCCTTCATAAATCAACAAAACTTGTTATGCATTATGCCCTTTTATTTATATTTGCTGCTATTGTTTACAAAATGTCAAAATAGAATATTCAAAAAATTATGCAAAACCTGATTTCGATTGGCCCAACTTTTACTCGATTCATAGAAATATTCATATGGCTTTTAGTCACCaaaattattgttttatttctCTGGTATCTCCTTTCCCTGATTGCACTGATTTCACTTTAGACTTATTTTTTAAAATGGCTCTTTCTGTCCGCGGTCGTTTTGTCTTCTAAAACTTGCAATGCATATAATTTTTGAGTGTGATTTACTTTTTCCTTTGGCGATGTCTCTTGACTTCCACGATCTACCCTTATTATTTTCTCTACTGTGTGGTCTAATTTTGGACAACCTTTATAATTTTCTGCATACAAGTCTAATCTCCACCATGTCAATCTTCAGCGTTTTGTAAGAAAAGGAAACATAAGTTCAATGCCTATTGCACAACAGACTAAATTGCATCCTACAGAACTAAGCATGGTATTTCACATCTTTACATCCAACAATTATTCATCCAACCTTCACTACATTTTCTTCTACTATTTCATATGCTGGAGACTGCTACATGTACACATGAATTAATACCTTATTAGTTCAGAAAGATCATGCTCACCTTTCATTCAAAACACCCAGGCATCTTTtaattgctctgataccatattgaggGATATACAAATAATAGAGAAATTGAGAATACAcataatatacatgtatataatatCAATCTTATAATATACAACCTTATATTATTTCGCTGTATTTATTCTTATTACATTGTCGTATATATAGATGTAATAATATAACTAAAATTTACAACTACGTATAAACAAATAACTACTCGTATTAATTAACATTCATTATCCTTCACATTTGATCCCTCCCACAGGAACTTCCATTGCACAATATTTATTTCTTTGGCAACTTTATTTAGCCGGACAATGCATGATAAGATGTATTGTGCATAGAATTGCTCAAAAAATTCGTTGAATTCATTGCGTTTCCAAAAATACTGGATCCAGATATGTGTTGTGCGTGAAAATAGTGTGAACCAAATGGAAAGAAATCTTAAGCTGAACGCTGAACCTTCCAAGGAGACGCTGAATCAAAACCTGGCTAGATAAGAGCCAGGCATTTGCAAGAAATAGGTAAAGTATAAACAGAGAAGATAAACAACATAATGATCAGGAATAATGCACGAATTTGAAGCTGAATCTCTGGTGCAGAGGCGTCTCTTCTGATAAAATTATCACATTATTTGTTTAATATGAACTGTGTACAGACTAGAGATCTGGTATCGCGCAGGGGCTCTTACAACTTTTCGTAAAGATGATTGATAAATACCCAGGTAAATAAATCTTGTTTAATAGAATTATTCCCTTTCGACGAGAATTTTCAGAAATCAATACTGCTAATAACGTTATTTCTCAAAAATCTAAAATCATTAATATAAAAAATTTGGGTAAGAAATGAAGAAATGCCATAACCATTTGAAAGATTTCAAAATAGTTATAATTTCATTCAAGTTGCAGCGAAAACAATTATGATTGTCATTTGAAAGAAAACAGCTATAAATTTTAACCAGTACTTTCTAGATTAACTCCAATCATGATAAAATTCTGTTCAGTGAAAATAAGAGAACCAGAATTTGGAGAAGATTTAGCTATTCTGCATAAAATTGTTAGAGAGGGATTGTTCCAAAATCCATTGGATTCGACACATCGACTGCTCCAAAAGAGCGGGAAAAGGTCTTATCAGGATATCTGTCAAATGGTAAGAAATCTTGAGTTCTGACTCTCATCAAAGGCTAAATGAATATAAAATCCGCGAGAAAACGATGGAACCAGAGAAAAGCCAGAAAAGCGAGCAATAGCAAAATGATGATGTATAGGATTTTTGTCCTTTTATGCGCCTGCTCGTATATCGCCATGTCAGTAGAATCGCCTGGAAGATTATCAGACGCCCCAGATTTCATTTCCGTTGTCTTTGACAATTTGACAGCAATAGGCGCCTCAGTAGTATTCTGAGACAGGCGCTGGGGTTTCGATCCTGCAACCACAGAAGTAAAATAAGTTTCTATACAAAAAAATTTAAGGTGTAAATTGAACGATTTGTATTTACGAATCATATATTTCCCAGTCACTAGCTCTGATGGAATGCCTGGTAGTTGAACTTTTAAATGAGAAAATCAGAGAGAAGAAATATTTATAGACTAGCTCTAAAAGTTAAAGAGAAGAACAGGGAAAATCTGAAATGCCGCACACATTTTATCTCTATATTTTAAAATATACTGATAGCATCATATATTGAGCAGTTTAAGCGAAGCACGAAAGAAAATGTAGGGAAAGAAAAGTAAATCAATATAAAACATCTGCGAGGTGCAACACAAAATTCTTCTGTGGCAAATGGATTAGCTTAGTTTCTATTTAGCTCAGAGATCAAGCGTTCGAGACTTGCAAAATATCGAGTGAAAAAAGGAAAAACACGGCGGCGTACTCTCTGTGTCTCCCTCAGCGACAACGCTAGTTGCAGCCGCCATGAGCATCGCCATTCCCATCATTACGGCAAAGAAATATGCATATTCTCTTTTGAATGCCATTTTCTTTAGTTAAAGCTCCGAATGCTGTCAACTTATATAATGAACAATGGATACAATTTTTAGAGGGTTTCGTAGATTTTTCAGAATGCCTCTTATACAGAATTTCTTAACGCCGCTTGCGATAAAACTACAATGTTAATACAGCTgcgaaaaataatattattttgggCGAAGTTTCAGAACCGGACAGAAATACTGACGCATTGGACGATGCAACGAACATAAGACGAGAAGAATAAAATTGGTTTGAGTTGAATTAGTTGAACGATGAAGGGGAGAAAACAGTTGGGATGAATCTGATTGAAATAAGACAGCTGCACCCATGATAACAGAAAAGTAGTGGAAAATTGGAATGAATTGTCAGATGCAGACCACAACATAAAGTTTGGGCGCTTTGAACGAGGCAACAAAGAATTTCCCATCAATCCTCCACGTACGTGAGTTAAAATATATAAAGAATAAAACTAGTTTTTCATTGAATTAGGTAGTTGGGGAGGGAGAAAACAAATTGGAATGGGTAGGCCGTCGTTATGGTAAGTTAGAGGGGTAAAAGTTCAATTTATTACattagaaaatcatttttttttgtgtgtgcgcTTGAACACTTCAACATAAAAATTCTATATAAGGGAAGTAGACGTGGTCCATTCGCACACAATACAAATAATTGAATATTAGAAGAATATTCATTGAAGGATTGAGTTTGGGATAAAACCAATTTAAGCATGTTTAGAAAGTTTGCATAACATAAAAATGTTTACTAAAGAATAAAGCTCAACAATAGTAGAAGTGGtcattataaataatttttttaattatgttttattataataattatataaaatTAGTTTTATATAGATTAAAGACATGATATTATACATATATTTGGTAAAAATTTAAGAGAGCTATTTTGAAAACAATCTAGctcaaataaaatcatttatttttctaaaataaaaatttagCCTATCTAGAAGAGTAGAAATAAATTATCAATAAATATAGAGAATACCATTATAATAAAGTTCAACTCTTCTTGCGAAAATTCGGTCTCTGTGAATAAAAAGCAAAAATTCGGTCTTTGCGAATTTGACGTTTTGCAAATGCCCCAAGTGCCCAAACCATGCAGCTCATTATCTTGTCCCCCACTAATTACAAACAACCTTCTAGCGAAGGAGACAGTGGTGGAAAGAAGAATATCCAGACAACATAGGATTGCCCATCATAACCCTAGATCGACATCAATGCCCTACTCTACGCCATCCTCCTGGCCGCTGCTTGAGGGtactaaatatgcatgttttccTTCCTCCTTTCCTCCTTCAGAAGGGCATCTCAACAAATCAGTTGGACAAGCCAGAGAATTAAGAAAGGTGCTAAATCATCGATTGCTCAAGGCAAACCCAACCTTGAAATCCTTCTCTTGgaaaattcataataaaaaaagAACAACCATCCCTCATTTCATGCAATGAAATGCCGAAGCATGCCCTTCTCCTCCAAACCCTAAAGGCTGAAATCACACGATCATGGTGGATTCAGCCATCCTGGAGAAGATTGTCTTCTACCATCAGGATAACAGCTTCATTGCTAAATGGAGAGTGCCCTCTCACAATTTTGATGAGTCAAAGATTGGTGGGAAACCAAATTCCACAAACTAGTAAGTATCTGCAACTTGGGCTCTCAATGTATATTAATCTCATGCATTAATTCTAGGGTTAAGTAGGATCTTctcaaaagtaaagaaaaattgcTTAACCGCTACATATTTTACTGCATAGATTGGATCCCCGCTTTTAACCCTAAAATTTTTCCCTTTGAGAGCTCCTTATATTGGGTCAACCTCAAAACTCTTCCATTTGAATTTCATACACCGGAATTAATAGAATCAATAGCAGGAGGATTAGGTAAAGGCCTGACCTTTATAGAGTCCCAAGATAGCAACTATGAGaaagatataaaaatattaattgaccTTAAGGCCACTAACCCAAAATTGAGCCCTATGGATTTAATTTCATCAGCAGGGAAATGAGAGATCCACCCGTCAATTTACGACAGCATCATTGACACCTCATAATTGTTTATTTTCCATAAGAGTAATGCTATTAGAGAAATAAAAATTAACCCTAACTCTTTTATTGGTAATATGCATCTTGACCCAGAAACTCAACCCTTGCCTTCTAGAAATATTTCTCCAGAAGGCTTGCCTTCGTCCGATAAACCTAGGGTGGACCTGCCCACTTCTCTAAAATGTTACGTATGACACATGAATGTTAAGAATGGGTGATACTAtaagatgtttttgataagtgcccTTGGATTTGTCATTGATTGTGACATCATAGGACCAAATTCAAATGTTTTCAGTATATTTCACAAAATTatgttctattgattcaatttgttCTGCTAAGTGATTTCTTATTGGAACTTTGGAACAGGATTTGCATTCTGGTTGATTCATTATTTGTTCTTGATTATTTGACTCACATTGCTGTACAACTTTAAATGCCTCATTTGTCACACTACCATGAGAGCATTAAGTTTTCATAGTATTTTGCCCAGAATTATCAATCTCCATGACTTGTGATCTGTCCTCAGCAAATGGATCAGAGTTCCCAGCCACAAATTCACTTgtagaaaataaaaatttatgagAATTTCAATACAATTTTGCTTCTAAttctaaatattaaaaataaaaaagaattacaAGTGGCCTGGTGCAAAGCATAATTCCACCTTGATCAGGATCGCTATTCTACTTTGAGCGCTTTAAGACCTCATAGCTTTGAGATACATTCATATCATGTTGAACATTGTGAAAGCATTCACTTGCTCTTGTAATACGAACTGGTTGAGCAGTAGGATTTGAAGGAAAGTTTGTAGTCGAATCCTCTGACAAATGAGTTGGCCCACCTTGAGCAACAATTTTATAACAAAAGGCAACTACTGCAGGATCCATTTGAGAAAGCATGCCAAGAACCTGATTATGTGTAAGACAAGGATTAGCAAAGTGAACAATAAATGATTACTACTTgacataaaacatttaaacttaaattacTGTATGTCTCTATTAGCACATTTAACCATACTGCATCCCTTAGTGCATATGCTCTGCTGTAAATTTGAGCTCCATTGTAATCATCACCATTATATACATGTTATGTAAAACTAATGATAGTTATTATTAGGAATGAATAGAAAACGATTTTTTGTTCAACCCCATAAAGCTGCTAGGATCATAGGCATGCCCATTCATGCTTACTTTTTTATTGGCTAGAATTAGCTCCACATTTTGTAAGAATATTGAGCATGTCAAGTAACGCCTGTTATCCACACGCTACATGAAAGTAGTGATATCCATTGGATTTTGAACTATTGAATAATAGTCAGGAGCGCCTTCATCCGTGACAGGACAATGGAAGACACTGGACCATTTTTCATATAGAAGTCTGGACATTAGATGTGGatacatataatcactcaaaattaatttttacttgGTAAATACATCCtcaaaaaatgaatcaaataatgattgATGCATCACTATAAAACTTGTTGCAGACATCCCAAAGACACATTCTGAGTCGTCGAATAACAtgctcctttgcttctaccttggcaCGTAGCTCAGTTTCACTTTGTACTCTTGCTGCTTTTGGTACCTTTGGAAGTTTAGGATTAGA is a genomic window of Cryptomeria japonica chromosome 7, Sugi_1.0, whole genome shotgun sequence containing:
- the LOC131856335 gene encoding uncharacterized protein LOC131856335 → MAFKREYAYFFAVMMGMAMLMAAATSVVAEGDTERSKPQRLSQNTTEAPIAVKLSKTTEMKSGASDNLPGDSTDMAIYEQAHKRTKILYIIILLLLAFLAFLWFHRFLADFIFI